A genomic window from Chlorobium phaeobacteroides DSM 266 includes:
- the nifD gene encoding nitrogenase molybdenum-iron protein alpha chain has protein sequence MQSYKNLPDPSLVREDLIQKYPTKVAKKRNKSIVINDPETIPEVQANVRTVPGIITQRGCCYAGCKGVVLGPTRDIVNIVHGPIGCSFYAWLTRRNQTRPETPEAENYITYCFSTDMQEENVVFGGEKKLKQAIQEAYDLFHPKAIAIFSTCPVGLIGDDVHAASKEMRDKFGDCNVFGFSCEGYRGVSQSAGHHIANNGVFKHMVGRNNAVKEGKFKLNLLGEYNIGGDAFEIERIFERTGITLVASFSGNSTVGQIENAHTADLNVILCHRSINYMGEMMETKYGIPWMKVNFVGAESTAKSLRKIAEYFGDEELKARVEAVIAEEMPKVKAVIDEIRPRTEGKTAMLFVGGSRAHHYQDLFSELGMTTVAAGYEFAHRDDYEGRHVLPGIKIDADSKNIEELKVTADPELYNPRKSEAELEALKEKGLEINGYEGMMKQMLKKTLVVDDVSHYESERLIEIYKPDIFCAGIKEKYVVQKMGVPLKQLHSYDYGGPYTGFEGAQNFYRDIDRMVNNPVWKLIKAPWQKAENGSSTALEASYVTH, from the coding sequence ATGCAGTCGTACAAAAATTTACCGGATCCATCCCTGGTCAGGGAGGATCTGATACAGAAATACCCGACCAAAGTTGCAAAAAAACGCAACAAGTCAATTGTAATCAATGACCCGGAGACCATTCCGGAGGTGCAGGCAAACGTACGCACCGTTCCGGGAATCATTACCCAGCGCGGCTGCTGCTATGCCGGTTGTAAAGGTGTTGTTCTTGGACCGACGCGTGATATCGTCAACATTGTTCACGGACCTATCGGGTGCAGCTTCTATGCCTGGTTGACCCGTCGGAACCAGACGAGACCGGAAACACCGGAAGCCGAGAACTATATCACCTACTGTTTCTCAACCGACATGCAGGAGGAGAACGTTGTGTTCGGCGGCGAAAAGAAACTGAAGCAGGCCATACAGGAAGCCTATGATCTCTTTCATCCGAAGGCTATCGCTATCTTTTCGACCTGTCCGGTTGGTCTTATTGGCGACGATGTGCATGCCGCATCAAAAGAGATGCGTGATAAATTCGGCGACTGTAACGTTTTCGGGTTCAGTTGTGAAGGGTACCGGGGTGTCAGCCAGTCGGCAGGCCACCATATTGCCAACAACGGCGTTTTCAAACACATGGTAGGACGCAACAACGCAGTCAAAGAGGGAAAGTTCAAATTAAACCTGCTTGGTGAATACAATATTGGCGGTGATGCGTTTGAAATCGAGCGCATATTCGAAAGAACTGGCATCACGCTTGTGGCATCATTCAGCGGCAACTCGACTGTCGGTCAGATTGAAAATGCTCATACAGCCGATCTTAACGTGATTCTCTGTCACCGGTCGATCAACTACATGGGCGAGATGATGGAAACCAAATACGGTATCCCGTGGATGAAAGTGAACTTTGTCGGCGCTGAATCCACAGCCAAATCACTCAGAAAAATTGCTGAATATTTTGGCGATGAAGAGCTGAAAGCCCGGGTTGAAGCGGTAATTGCCGAAGAGATGCCAAAGGTGAAAGCGGTAATTGATGAAATCAGACCAAGAACCGAAGGCAAGACCGCCATGCTTTTTGTTGGCGGGTCAAGGGCTCACCACTATCAGGATCTTTTCAGCGAGCTTGGAATGACAACGGTAGCAGCAGGGTATGAATTCGCACACCGCGACGACTATGAAGGGCGCCATGTTCTGCCCGGCATAAAAATCGATGCCGACAGCAAGAACATCGAGGAGCTTAAAGTCACTGCGGATCCGGAACTCTACAATCCGAGAAAAAGTGAAGCCGAGCTTGAGGCGCTGAAAGAAAAAGGACTCGAGATCAACGGTTACGAAGGAATGATGAAGCAGATGCTGAAAAAAACGCTCGTTGTTGACGACGTCAGCCACTATGAATCGGAAAGACTGATCGAGATCTACAAGCCGGATATCTTCTGTGCAGGCATCAAGGAGAAATATGTCGTGCAGAAAATGGGCGTTCCGCTCAAGCAGCTTCACAGCTATGACTACGGCGGTCCTTACACCGGTTTTGAAGGCGCACAGAACTTCTACCGGGATATCGACCGGATGGTGAACAATCCCGTCTGGAAGCTCATCAAGGCCCCGTGGCAGAAAGCGGAAAACGGATCATCGACAGCATTGGAAGCGAGTTACGTCACTCACTAA
- a CDS encoding P-II family nitrogen regulator: protein MKEIIAVIRINKMNETKQALVEAGIPAFTATGRVLGRGKGQVHYDILHGAEAGHPEAIAQLGNAPRLVSKRLLALVVPEELCKTAIDTIIKVNQTGKAGDGKIFVTPILETIRVRTGEKDEQALN, encoded by the coding sequence ATGAAAGAGATTATAGCTGTTATACGCATCAACAAGATGAACGAGACCAAACAGGCGCTCGTTGAAGCAGGAATCCCGGCATTTACGGCTACAGGCAGAGTGCTCGGACGAGGAAAAGGTCAGGTTCACTACGACATTCTTCATGGTGCCGAAGCCGGCCATCCTGAAGCTATCGCACAGCTTGGCAATGCTCCCAGGCTGGTATCGAAAAGGCTGCTTGCCCTTGTGGTTCCTGAAGAGCTGTGCAAAACAGCCATTGACACCATCATCAAGGTCAATCAGACAGGAAAAGCCGGTGACGGCAAAATCTTTGTAACGCCGATCCTTGAAACCATCAGGGTCAGAACAGGCGAAAAAGATGAACAGGCGCTGAACTGA
- the nifK gene encoding nitrogenase molybdenum-iron protein subunit beta has protein sequence MLLRHTTKEVKEREGLTINPAKTCQPIGAMYAALGIHGCLPHSHGSQGCCSYHRSTLTRHYKEPVMAATSSFTEGASVFGGQANLLAAIDTIFSVYNPDIIAVHSTCLSETIGDDLQQITKKAKDDGKIPEGKHIIYASTPSFVGSHVTGYANMVAGMADQFAVSTDEKKNQINIIAGWMEPSDMREIKRLSTELGVKIVLFPDTSNVLDAPQTGKHEFYPKGGTTVEELKSTGDSIRSLALGCISAEPAAIALEKKCKVPFETLDMPIGISATDRFIMALSQAAGVTVPDDITADRGRLVDIIADMEQYLFGKKVALFGDPDQLIPLTEFLLDLNMKPVHIVSGTPGQRFEKRMKEILQRAPGANFKNGLGADMFLLHQWIKNEPVDLLIGNTYGKYIARDEDIPFIRYGFPILDRIGHSYFPSVGYTGGMRLVEKILGALMDRQDRDALEEKFELVM, from the coding sequence ATGTTATTAAGACACACGACAAAAGAGGTTAAAGAGCGTGAGGGGCTGACGATCAATCCGGCAAAAACCTGCCAGCCGATCGGAGCCATGTACGCCGCGCTCGGTATTCATGGCTGTCTGCCTCACAGCCATGGCTCACAAGGGTGCTGCTCCTATCATCGCAGCACCCTGACCCGCCACTACAAGGAACCAGTGATGGCGGCAACCAGTTCTTTCACAGAAGGCGCTTCGGTGTTCGGAGGTCAGGCAAACCTGCTGGCTGCCATCGATACGATCTTTTCGGTATATAACCCGGATATCATTGCGGTTCACTCGACCTGCCTTAGCGAAACCATCGGTGACGATTTGCAGCAGATCACTAAAAAAGCAAAGGACGATGGCAAAATTCCGGAGGGCAAACACATCATTTACGCCAGCACGCCAAGCTTTGTAGGATCGCATGTAACGGGTTATGCCAACATGGTTGCGGGCATGGCCGATCAGTTTGCCGTTTCAACCGACGAAAAAAAGAACCAGATCAACATCATTGCCGGATGGATGGAACCGTCGGACATGCGCGAAATCAAAAGGCTCTCCACCGAACTCGGCGTCAAAATCGTGCTCTTTCCTGATACCTCAAACGTGCTCGATGCGCCGCAGACAGGCAAACATGAGTTCTATCCGAAAGGCGGCACGACGGTCGAGGAGCTCAAAAGCACCGGCGACAGCATTCGATCGCTTGCGCTCGGATGCATCAGCGCGGAACCGGCGGCAATCGCTCTTGAAAAAAAGTGCAAGGTTCCGTTTGAAACTCTCGATATGCCAATTGGCATTTCAGCAACCGATCGCTTCATCATGGCGCTGAGCCAGGCGGCAGGCGTTACGGTTCCTGATGACATAACAGCCGACAGAGGCCGACTGGTAGATATCATTGCCGACATGGAACAGTATTTATTCGGCAAAAAAGTTGCCTTATTCGGTGATCCCGACCAGCTTATTCCGCTCACCGAGTTTCTGCTGGATCTCAACATGAAACCGGTTCATATCGTCAGCGGGACACCTGGACAGCGTTTTGAGAAACGAATGAAGGAGATCTTGCAGAGAGCTCCCGGTGCAAACTTCAAAAACGGTCTCGGCGCGGATATGTTCCTGCTTCACCAGTGGATTAAAAATGAGCCTGTTGATCTCCTGATCGGCAACACCTACGGCAAGTACATTGCCCGTGACGAAGACATCCCGTTTATCAGGTATGGCTTCCCGATTCTCGACCGTATTGGACACAGCTATTTTCCGAGCGTCGGGTACACAGGAGGAATGAGACTTGTCGAGAAAATTCTCGGGGCACTTATGGATCGTCAGGATCGCGATGCGCTTGAAGAAAAATTTGAGCTCGTGATGTAA